A genomic region of Vespa crabro chromosome 19, iyVesCrab1.2, whole genome shotgun sequence contains the following coding sequences:
- the LOC124430607 gene encoding proton-coupled amino acid transporter 2-like isoform X1: protein MELHSNPAVMSTKKNSIHGDETTFKESLGNGGTYGAFQSKDPILSMEKGGEMKGGVDEHGMSVDHPTSYIETMMHLFKGNVGSGIFALGDAFKHAGLLLAPPLTIFLGIICVHAQHILIQCNEEVKRRVGDPSIQSGFAGTVELCFATGPLALRKYSVFMRKMVNLFLCVTQLGFCCVYFVFISTNMQQVLNAHNFKLSVHQHMAIVLIPIILSTWIRNLKYLVPVTSVANFLVMGGYIATVYIMSHDIPAISERRYVADWHELPLFFGTVIYSFEGITLVLPLKNEMKKPSNFNKLFGVLNVGMVIVGAMFVVMGFLSYLKYGDDVRGSVTLNLELTEVVDGKKIYSQASLPQCIKLAISLSILLTYALQFYVPIAIIWPGIVEQFGPFKWPVFSEIVFRSALCFLTFVLAEAIPELGLFISLVGAVSSTALALLFPPIIELVVCWQNANLSPFMVIKDVTIVLIGLLGFATGTYESITSIIKAFDK, encoded by the exons ATGGAATTACACAGCAATCCGGCTGTAAtgtcgacgaaaaaaaattccattcATGGAGATGAGACAACGTTCAAGGAATCGCTTGG CAATGGCGGTACCTATGGAGCATTTCAATCGAAAGATCCGATCTTATCGATGGAAAAGGGAGGAGAAATGAAAGGTGGAGTTGACGAGCATGGAATGTCCGTAGATCATCCAACTTC GTATATTGAGACCATGATGCACCTGTTCAAGGGTAACGTCGGTTCCGGTATTTTCGCATTAGGCGACGCCTTTAAGCATGCCGGATTGTTACTGGCACCACCCTTAACCATCTTCCTCGGCATTATTTGCGTCCACGCCCAACACATTCTC atACAATGTAACGAAGAGGTAAAACGTCGTGTAGGTGATCCGAGTATTCAGTCTGGTTTTGCCGGTACCGTTGAATTATGTTTCGCTACGGGACCATTAGCACTTCGTAAATATTCAGTTTTCATGAG AAAAAtggttaatttatttttatgcgtAACGCAACTCGGATTCTGCTGCGtgtatttcgtttttatttcgacAAATATGCAACAG GTGTTAAATGCCCACAACTTCAAATTGAGCGTTCATCAACACATGGCGATCGTCTTGATACCCATCATACTCAGCACGTGGAtaagaaatttgaaatatttggtACCTGTAACGTCAGTCGCGAATTTCTTGGTAATGGGTGGCTACATAGCGACGGTCTATATTATGAGTCACGACATACCGGCGATTTCTGAGAGGCGGTACGTCGCCGATTGGCACGAGTTACCTCTCTTCTTCGGCACcgttatatattctttcgagGGTATCACTTTG GTGCTGCCATTGAAGAACGAGATGAAGAAGCCAAGCAACTTCAACAAACTATTCGGAGTATTGAACGTAGGTATGGTTATCGTGGGTGCCATGTTCGTAGTGATGGGTTTCTTATCCTATTTAAAGTACGGTGACGATGTACGAGGCTCGGTCACTCTGAATCTTGAGTTAACAGAGGT AGTGGACGGGAAAAAGATCTACTCGCAGGCAAG CTTACCTCAATGCATCAAGCTGGCTATTTCGTTGAGCATATTGTTGACCTATGCTCTGCAATTCTACGTACCTATCGCCATTATATGGCCCGGAATCGTCGAGCAATTCGGTCCCTTTAAATGGCCAGTATTCTCGGAGATAGTCTTCCGGTCTGCTTTGTGTTTTCTTACGT TTGTTTTGGCGGAAGCTATACCAGAGCTGGGTCTCTTCATTTCTTTGGTCGGTGCAGTAAGTAGCACGGCGCTGGCCCTTCTCTTTCCACCCATCATCGAGTTGGTAGTATGTTGGCAAAATGCCAACTTAAGTCCCTTTATGGTTATTAAGGACGTGACGATCGTGTTGATTGGTTTACTGGGCTTCGCTACGGGAACCTACGAGAGCATTACGTCGATCATCAAAGCATTCGATAAATAG
- the LOC124430607 gene encoding proton-coupled amino acid transporter 2-like isoform X2, which produces MELHSNPAVMSTKKNSIHGDETTFKESLGNGGTYGAFQSKDPILSMEKGGEMKGGVDEHGMSVDHPTSYIETMMHLFKGNVGSGIFALGDAFKHAGLLLAPPLTIFLGIICVHAQHILIQCNEEVKRRVGDPSIQSGFAGTVELCFATGPLALRKYSVFMRKMVNLFLCVTQLGFCCVYFVFISTNMQQVLNAHNFKLSVHQHMAIVLIPIILSTWIRNLKYLVPVTSVANFLVMGGYIATVYIMSHDIPAISERRYVADWHELPLFFGTVIYSFEGITLVLPLKNEMKKPSNFNKLFGVLNVGMVIVGAMFVVMGFLSYLKYGDDVRGSVTLNLELTEVLPQCIKLAISLSILLTYALQFYVPIAIIWPGIVEQFGPFKWPVFSEIVFRSALCFLTFVLAEAIPELGLFISLVGAVSSTALALLFPPIIELVVCWQNANLSPFMVIKDVTIVLIGLLGFATGTYESITSIIKAFDK; this is translated from the exons ATGGAATTACACAGCAATCCGGCTGTAAtgtcgacgaaaaaaaattccattcATGGAGATGAGACAACGTTCAAGGAATCGCTTGG CAATGGCGGTACCTATGGAGCATTTCAATCGAAAGATCCGATCTTATCGATGGAAAAGGGAGGAGAAATGAAAGGTGGAGTTGACGAGCATGGAATGTCCGTAGATCATCCAACTTC GTATATTGAGACCATGATGCACCTGTTCAAGGGTAACGTCGGTTCCGGTATTTTCGCATTAGGCGACGCCTTTAAGCATGCCGGATTGTTACTGGCACCACCCTTAACCATCTTCCTCGGCATTATTTGCGTCCACGCCCAACACATTCTC atACAATGTAACGAAGAGGTAAAACGTCGTGTAGGTGATCCGAGTATTCAGTCTGGTTTTGCCGGTACCGTTGAATTATGTTTCGCTACGGGACCATTAGCACTTCGTAAATATTCAGTTTTCATGAG AAAAAtggttaatttatttttatgcgtAACGCAACTCGGATTCTGCTGCGtgtatttcgtttttatttcgacAAATATGCAACAG GTGTTAAATGCCCACAACTTCAAATTGAGCGTTCATCAACACATGGCGATCGTCTTGATACCCATCATACTCAGCACGTGGAtaagaaatttgaaatatttggtACCTGTAACGTCAGTCGCGAATTTCTTGGTAATGGGTGGCTACATAGCGACGGTCTATATTATGAGTCACGACATACCGGCGATTTCTGAGAGGCGGTACGTCGCCGATTGGCACGAGTTACCTCTCTTCTTCGGCACcgttatatattctttcgagGGTATCACTTTG GTGCTGCCATTGAAGAACGAGATGAAGAAGCCAAGCAACTTCAACAAACTATTCGGAGTATTGAACGTAGGTATGGTTATCGTGGGTGCCATGTTCGTAGTGATGGGTTTCTTATCCTATTTAAAGTACGGTGACGATGTACGAGGCTCGGTCACTCTGAATCTTGAGTTAACAGAGGT CTTACCTCAATGCATCAAGCTGGCTATTTCGTTGAGCATATTGTTGACCTATGCTCTGCAATTCTACGTACCTATCGCCATTATATGGCCCGGAATCGTCGAGCAATTCGGTCCCTTTAAATGGCCAGTATTCTCGGAGATAGTCTTCCGGTCTGCTTTGTGTTTTCTTACGT TTGTTTTGGCGGAAGCTATACCAGAGCTGGGTCTCTTCATTTCTTTGGTCGGTGCAGTAAGTAGCACGGCGCTGGCCCTTCTCTTTCCACCCATCATCGAGTTGGTAGTATGTTGGCAAAATGCCAACTTAAGTCCCTTTATGGTTATTAAGGACGTGACGATCGTGTTGATTGGTTTACTGGGCTTCGCTACGGGAACCTACGAGAGCATTACGTCGATCATCAAAGCATTCGATAAATAG
- the LOC124430756 gene encoding uncharacterized protein LOC124430756 encodes MTIIVHAKDVLLINQINERNVYQLSLVLPVIKMLDAFMSRKHNLSSDEFCLVLFMREKIDEKNCKSYSKSLKYLIDDVKEIQVPPESLHYEIAELFMTIVRFEFPLRIACEDFVKQRMFYKGNHDLSEIMVITYVLIFQISSLAIKNTMDFFVHFKIDRILNLLSYLLRKETLDLFYTKSCDVFEESFVQEKIYEPYLMALPRLKALRIYLREEKQRMMAIPKQETTKPIFMKVLNHVKRATKCPPPTPENLTMRKSPRKIPNSIYFSSSIEERLNILREANKYQALRLLREANKNAPACSRKREIKLIDVEQEIEKHDGCPKKRLPIFKPVEIKQNATSILRECARIANEELKEVSKIQKLVEGYLDPESIEKLNEERKQRERQEEINKIEEKHLIALLTREGAYLAKRSFLNENKTYAQNVREEKKELYRRLEKLRTEQKKEALENVEKCRELEQASRDAYDSMIDEKRQKAAEVSEKSRQLKMLLAKQKEEEIRRKGQLIKEIKAIQSLRLATRNKEFDPTETSGLGLLCEMSLAELKERLVWVKMKLNEELEKRQIVIQRERERQKNIVKYSKIALDEYKSTKLDINNKISFDRTNILFILFFFFSFSFFSILFDSTTARYLLKSDTYKRVNGKASNVTSVSPQVLKLQKKLEERRALRTKM; translated from the exons ATGACAATAATTGTACACGCGAAAGATGTTTT GTTAATTAATCAGATAAACGAGAGGAATGTTTACCAATTGTCCCTCGTTCTTCCGGTTATCAAGATGTTGGACGCATTCATGTCAAGGAAACATAATCTCTCCTCGGATGAATTTTGTCTGGTATTgtttatgagagagaaaatcgatgaGAAAAATTGCAAATCCTATTCTAAATCGTTGAAGTATCTCATCGACGATGTTAAAGAGATTCAG GTACCGCCAGAATCGTTACATTACGAGATCGCAGAATTATTCATGACCATAGTTCGATTTGAATTTCCTTTGAGAATTGCATGCGAGGATTTTGTAAAGCAAAGAATGTTTTACAAAGGAAACCATGATTTAAGCGAAATAATGG TGATTACATATGTCCTAATCTTTCAAATATCTTCCTTGGCCATTAAAAATACCATGgattttttcgttcattttaaAATCGACAGAATATTGAATTTACTATCTTATTTGCTTCGCAAAGAAACATTGGATTTGTTTTATACGAAGAGTTGCGATGTATTCGAAGAAAGTTTCGTCcaagaaaagatatatgaaCCTTATTTGATGGCCTTACCACGTTTGAAG GCGTTGCGAATTTAtttgagagaagaaaagcaaCGTATGATGGCGATACCGAAGCAAGAAACAACGAAACCAATTTTTATGAAAGTTCTTAATCATGTGAAAAGAGCAACGAAATGCCCACCACCGACGCCAgaa AATCTTACGATGAGAAAATCACCTCGGAAGATACCAAATTCGATTTACTTTTCATCGTCCATAGAAGAGAGATTGAACATTCTGCGGGAAGCCAACAAATATCAAGCATTGCGTTTGTTAAGAGAAGCGAATAAAAATGCACCTGCGTGCTCGAGGAAACGTGAGATTAAATTAATCGACGTAGAACAAGAAATCGAGAAACATGATGGTTGCCCGAAAAAACGCCTACCAATCTTCAAA CCGGTCGAAATTAAGCAAAACGCAACTTCGATTCTTCGCGAATGCGCACGAATAGCCAACGAAGAACTAAAGGAAGTATCAAA AATACAAAAGTTGGTCGAAGGTTACTTGGATCCGgaatcgatagaaaaattaaacgagGAGAGGAAACAACGTGAAAGACAAGAGGAGATAAACAAGATTGAAGAGAAGCATTTGATAGCTTTGCTAACACGAGAAGGTGCTTATTTGGCTAAGAGATCTTTTTTGAACGAGAACAAGACTTATGCTCAGAATGTTCGAGAGGAg AAAAAAGAGTTATATCGCAGATTAGAGAAATTGAGAAcagagcaaaagaaagaagcatTGGAGAATGTTGAAAAATGTCGGGAGCTCGAACAAGCTTCTAGAGATGCTTATGATTCTATGATCGACGAGAAACGTCAAAAAG CTGCCGAGGTATCCGAAAAATCTCGACAATTGAAAATGTTACTGGCTAAgcaaaaggaggaagaaatacGGAGGAAAGgtcaattaattaaagagaTCAAGGCTATTCAATCATTAAGATTGGCTACTAGGAATAAGGAATTTGATCCTACGGAAACGAGTGGTTTAGGATTGTTATGTGAAATGTCATTAGCCGAG TTGAAGGAACGATTAGTTTGggtgaaaatgaaattgaacgaggagTTGGAAAAACGTCAGATTGTCATTcaacgagaacgagaaaggCAAAAGAATATAGTCAAGTATAGTAAGATCGCACTGGACGAATACAAAAGCACTAAGTtagatatcaataataaaatttcattcgatcgtacaaatatattattcattctttttttttttttttctttttcttttttttcaattttatttgattctaCGACGGCAAGG TATCTCCT aaaatctGATACGTATAAACGCGTAAATGGAAAAGCATCGAACGTTACTTCCGTTTCTCCTCAAGTATTGAAACtgcaaaaaaaattggaagaaagaagagcgCTGAGAACGAAAatgtaa